In Podarcis muralis chromosome 14, rPodMur119.hap1.1, whole genome shotgun sequence, one genomic interval encodes:
- the GLCE gene encoding D-glucuronyl C5-epimerase: protein MRCLATRVNYKTLIVICVLFTLVTVLLWNRCSSNRAAPPFLRSPSSAFRADGLEKRVAASESNKDVNGPAKQQQQQSEEASPQEQQKAPPVVGGFHGNKALGLKYEEIDCLINDEHTIKGRREGNEVFLPFSWVEKYFEVYGKVAQYDGYDRFEFSHSYSKVYAQRAPYHPDGVFMSFEGYNVEVRDRVKCISGVEGVPLSTQWGPQGYFYPIQIAQYGLSHYSKNLTEKPPHVEVYETAEEKDQNSHTADWTVPKGSSVTTVLDKSRFTNVKQFVVPETSEGASLQLGNTRDFIISFDLKLITNGSISVVLETTEKNQLFRVHYVSNTQLIAFKDRDIYYGIGPRTSWSTVTRDLVTDLRKGVGLSNTKAVKQTKIMPKRVVRLVVKGHGFIDNVTISATAHMAAFFAASDWLVRNQDEKGGWPIMVTRKLGEGFKSLDPGWYSAMAQGQAISTLVRAYLLTKDHTFLSAALRATAPYKLSSEQRGVKAVFMNKHDWYEEYPTSPSSFVLNGFMYSLIGLYDLKETAGEKLGKEAKLLYERGMESLKAMLPLYDTGSGTIYDLRHFMLGTAPNLARWDYHTTHINQLQLLSTIDETPLFKEFVKRWKSYLRGGRAKHN, encoded by the exons ATGCGCTGCTTGGCGACCCGGGTCAACTATAAGACTTTGATCGTCATCTGCGTTCTGTTCACCCTGGTCACGGTCCTGCTGTGGAATAGATGCTCCAGCAACAGGGCAGCCCCACCCTTCCTGCGTAGCCCTAGCAGTGCCTTCCGAGCGGACGGACTGGAGAAGCGAGTGGCCGCTTCGGAGAGCAACAAGGATGTGAACGGCCcggccaagcagcagcagcagcagagtgaaGAGGCCTCCCCGCAAGAGCAGCAGAAGGCGCCCCCTGTGGTTGGGGGCTTCCACGGGAACAAGGCGCTGGGGCTGAAATACGAGGAGATTGACTGCCTGATCAATGATGAGCACACCATCAAAGGCAGGAGAGAAGGGAACGAGGTCTTCCTGCCCTTCTCCTGGGTGGAGAAGTACTTTGAGGTCTACGGGAAGGTCGCCCAGTACGATGGGTACGACAGGTTCGAGTTCTCCCACAGCTACTCCAAAGTGTACGCGCAGAGGGCGCCTTACCACCCAGATGGCGTCTTCATGTCCTTTGAGGGCTACAATGTGGAGGTCCGGGACAGAGTGAAGTGCATCAGTGGCGTCGAAG GCGTGCCACTCTCGACGCAGTGGGGGCCACAGGGCTACTTCTACCCCATCCAGATTGCCCAATATGGGCTCAGCCATTACAGCAAGAACCTGACCGAGAAGCCTCCTCACGTGGAGGTGTATGAGACGGCCGAGGAGAAGGACCAAAACAGCCACACTGCAGACTGGACGGTACCCAAAGGCAGCTCTGTCACGACGGTGCTGGACAAGTCCAGGTTCACAAACGTCAAGCAATTTGTTGTCCCAG AAACCTCAGAGGGCGCCTCTCTGCAGCTGGGGAACACGAGGGACTTCATTATTTCCTTCGACCTCAAGCTCATCACCAACGGGAGCATCTCGGTGGTCCTGGAGACCACAGAGAAGAACCAGCTGTTCCGCGTGCACTACGTCTCCAACACCCAGCTGATAGCTTTCAAGGATAGAGACATTTACTATGGCATCGGGCCCAGGACTAGCTGGAGCACGGTCACCCGAGACCTTGTGACCGACCTGAGGAAGGGGGTCGGCCTCTCCAACACAAAGGCCGTCAAGCAGACTAAGATCATGCCCAAGAGGGTGGTCCGCTTGGTGGTGAAAGGGCACGGCTTCATCGACAACGTCACCATCTCGGCCACGGCCCACATGGCGGCCTTTTTCGCCGCTAGCGACTGGCTGGTGAGGAACCAGGATGAGAAGGGTGGTTGGCCGATCatggtgacccggaagctggggGAAGGCTTCAAGTCCCTGGACCCCGGGTGGTACTCTGCCATGGCGCAGGGCCAGGCCATTTCCACCTTGGTTCGGGCCTACCTCTTGACGAAAGACCACACGTTCCTCAGTGCAGCTCTGCGGGCCACGGCGCCTTACAAGCTCTCCTCAGAGCAGCGTGGCGTGAAGGCCGTCTTCATGAACAAGCACGACTGGTACGAGGAGTACCCCACGTCGCCTAGCTCCTTTGTCCTGAACGGGTTCATGTATTCCCTCATTGGGCTGTACGACTTGAAGGAGACGGCGGGAGAGAAGCTGGGGAAGGAGGCCAAGCTCCTGTACGAGCGGGGCATGGAGTCCCTCAAGGCCATGCTCCCTCTCTACGACACGGGCTCAGGGACCATCTACGACCTCCGCCACTTCATGCTTGGGACAGCCCCGAACTTGGCCCGGTGGGACTATCACACCACCCACATCAACCAGCTCCAGCTCCTCAGCACCATCGACGAGACGCCCCTGTTCAAAGAGTTCGTCAAGAGGTGGAAGAGCTACCTGCGAGGAGGCAGGGCGAAGCACAATTGA